From Vitis vinifera cultivar Pinot Noir 40024 chromosome 14, ASM3070453v1, a single genomic window includes:
- the LOC132255056 gene encoding pistil-specific extensin-like protein: MARTRGAKSSSPSTRLRIPRGAPVQDSTSEPPRPRLAPPPVKSAPTSPPARRYNTRRSLTIAGVSSSGPLKKKAKVSEPIDLTESSSKPESEPTPSPPPAKKSPLLAKKSPPPVKKPQPSQALARES; this comes from the coding sequence ATGGCCAGAACACGAGGAGCAAAGTCTTCGTCTCCATCGACTCGCCTGAGAATCCCAAGAGGCGCGCCTGTCCAAGACTCCACCTCTGAGCCGCCGCGCCCTCGCCTCGCTCCACCACCAGTCAAGAGCGCACCTACCAGTCCTCCGGCCAGGCGCTATAATACAAGGAGATCACTTACCATTGCCGGTGTGAGCTCTTCTGGACCCCTAAAGAAGAAAGCAAAGGTCTCAGAGCCGATTGATCTGACCGAGTCCTCTTCGAAGCCTGAATCAGAGCCTACACCATCTCCTCCGCCTGCTAAAAAGTCTCCATTGCTTGCTAAAAAGTCTCCACCCCCTGTCAAGAAGCCTCAGCCATCTCAGGCGCTAGCAAGAGAATCTTAA
- the LOC132255057 gene encoding proline-rich receptor-like protein kinase PERK9, which produces MTAYGGADQGAPAGAEQPKEPVEPPADTHPPAPAVALSEPPPEIPSSAPQATPQPPPVIPPPSAPSPSAELRVAIPILEYRGLSHTYQAQHTAILRQIQHHLGIISAPEHAIPSSSEPSQAPPFVDQPMPHQEPPTGEAAEPSFPQHHPPTI; this is translated from the exons ATGACAGCTTATGGTGGTGCAGACCAGGGAGCACCAGCTGGAGCAGAGCAGCCAAAGGAGCCAGTCGAGCCACCTGCTGACACTCATCCACCTGCCCCTGCAGTGGCCCTTAGTGAGCCTCCACCAGAGATTCCATCCTCTGCCCCTCAGGCCACACCACAGCCTCCCCCTGTCATTCCACCTCCATCAGCACCATCTCCTTCAGCTGAGCTAAGAGTAGCTATTCCCATCCTCGAGTATAGAGGCCTTTCCCACACTTACCAG GCccagcacactgccatcctgaggcagatCCAGCATCATCTCGGCATTATATCAGCTCCTGAGCATGCCATTCCCAGCTCAtcagagccatcacaggcccctccTTTTGTTGATCAGCCTATGCCTCATCAGGAGCCTCCTACAGGAGAGGCAgctgagccatcatttccacagCATCATCCACCCACCATCTGA